One Sphingomicrobium marinum genomic window carries:
- a CDS encoding NAD(P)H-hydrate dehydratase codes for MTRPILTAEAMREAEQAAIDAGTAETELMERAGKALAYAVHRMSHWRSALLLTGPGNNGGDAYVAARYLKAHGFNVRIAALSPPKSDAAKWAADQWGGEVEELGADTPTAPVVIDAMFGTGLKRPLEDELAANARRLIDAAKFAVACDLPSGIDTDSGEILTDLGALDATVTFGALKPAHRLAPSMHRMGRVLLRDIGLGEIDTDWHEIADIPLPPLDPMGHKYSRGLVHCLSGAMPGAIALSAKAAARAGAGYVRVSTSRMIDGLPSAIVQTEAADALDDDRIGCLLVGPGMGDIPPLFTVALTKHHPLVIDADALKHVGEPERLQGHDAILTPHEGEFKALFGDIEGSKADRALIAAQQTQCVVVYKGPDTLVASPDGRLGFAPPAPAWLASAGTGDVLAGIIAAHRARGMEPFKAACSAVYRHGRAAEQAGEGMIADDLVDAL; via the coding sequence ATGACGCGACCCATTCTCACCGCCGAGGCCATGCGCGAGGCCGAACAGGCAGCCATCGATGCTGGAACGGCTGAAACCGAACTGATGGAACGCGCCGGCAAGGCCTTGGCCTATGCCGTCCACCGCATGAGCCATTGGCGCAGCGCGCTGCTGCTCACTGGTCCCGGCAATAATGGCGGCGACGCCTATGTCGCCGCGCGCTATCTCAAGGCGCACGGTTTCAATGTTCGCATCGCCGCGCTTTCGCCACCCAAAAGCGATGCTGCGAAGTGGGCAGCCGACCAATGGGGAGGGGAGGTCGAAGAGCTGGGAGCCGACACCCCAACGGCTCCGGTCGTCATCGACGCCATGTTCGGCACCGGCCTGAAGCGCCCGCTCGAAGATGAACTTGCCGCCAACGCCCGCCGACTGATCGATGCCGCCAAATTCGCGGTCGCGTGCGATCTGCCGAGCGGCATCGACACCGACAGCGGTGAGATCCTGACCGATCTTGGTGCATTGGACGCGACAGTCACGTTCGGCGCGCTCAAACCCGCGCATCGCCTGGCACCGTCGATGCACCGCATGGGTCGCGTTTTACTGCGCGATATCGGGCTAGGCGAGATTGACACCGACTGGCACGAGATCGCCGACATACCGCTGCCGCCGCTCGACCCGATGGGCCACAAATATAGCCGTGGGCTCGTCCACTGCCTGTCGGGCGCCATGCCAGGCGCAATCGCGCTGTCCGCCAAGGCCGCCGCGCGCGCTGGCGCGGGTTATGTCCGCGTATCGACGAGCCGGATGATCGACGGCCTGCCAAGCGCCATCGTCCAAACCGAAGCCGCCGACGCACTGGATGACGATCGCATCGGCTGCCTGCTGGTCGGCCCGGGCATGGGCGACATCCCGCCCTTGTTCACCGTCGCGCTGACCAAGCACCATCCGCTCGTCATCGACGCGGACGCGCTCAAGCATGTTGGCGAGCCTGAACGCCTGCAAGGCCATGACGCCATCCTGACGCCGCATGAAGGCGAGTTCAAAGCGCTCTTCGGCGACATCGAAGGCAGCAAGGCGGACCGTGCCCTGATCGCCGCTCAGCAGACGCAATGTGTCGTCGTCTACAAGGGCCCCGACACGCTGGTCGCATCGCCCGACGGTCGCCTAGGCTTTGCGCCGCCGGCACCTGCATGGCTCGCCTCGGCGGGCACGGGTGATGTCCTCGCCGGCATTATTGCCGCGCATCGCGCCCGCGGGATGGAGCCATTCAAAGCCGCTTGCAGCGCGGTCTACCGGCATGGCCGTGCCGCGGAGCAAGCAGGCGAGGGAATGATCGCCGACGATCTGGTCGACGCCTTGTGA
- a CDS encoding class I SAM-dependent RNA methyltransferase, translating into MSEEIVRIAARGDGITSSGKFVAGTAPGDTVDNGKLLAKGPHHQNPPCRHFPQCGGCQLQHLDDEAYAAFCEDRIRYALTQKDLVTTIRPAHLSPPRSRRRASLKAARVGKRIAIGFSESRSHRIIDMTECHILRPELLALLEPMRQLLGGPLDMGRTAAIQMTMVDQGIDLTIAGVEAHGLQAAEALPAFAGAHRLARLSLDEGLGPEPRYEPRPVTITLSGNAVAFPSGNFLQATEDGEAALVAAAQEAACEGPILDLFAGLGTFSFALVDQGDVTAAEADRSAILSLMAAAKRTSGTIAAQHRDLYRNPYQADELAPYRTVVLDPPRSGAQAQCETLARGGPANIAYVSCNPDTFARDAQVLVAGGYTLEWVQPVGQFRWSTHVELCAAFTR; encoded by the coding sequence GTGAGCGAGGAAATCGTTCGCATTGCCGCGCGCGGCGATGGCATCACTTCATCGGGCAAATTCGTTGCGGGCACAGCTCCCGGCGACACGGTCGACAATGGAAAGCTGCTCGCCAAAGGTCCCCACCATCAAAACCCTCCCTGTCGGCACTTTCCCCAGTGCGGCGGCTGTCAGCTCCAGCATCTCGATGATGAAGCCTATGCGGCTTTTTGCGAAGACCGGATCCGCTACGCGCTTACCCAAAAGGACCTGGTGACGACGATCCGGCCCGCGCACCTTTCGCCGCCGCGCTCACGCCGCCGCGCCAGCCTAAAGGCCGCGCGGGTCGGCAAGCGCATCGCCATCGGATTTTCCGAATCGAGGAGCCATCGCATCATCGACATGACGGAGTGCCATATCTTGCGCCCCGAGCTACTTGCGCTGCTCGAGCCGATGCGCCAACTTCTCGGCGGCCCACTCGATATGGGGCGCACCGCCGCCATCCAGATGACGATGGTCGATCAGGGCATCGACCTCACGATCGCAGGCGTCGAGGCTCACGGGCTTCAGGCTGCCGAAGCGCTGCCGGCTTTTGCCGGAGCACACCGGCTTGCGCGCCTCTCGCTCGATGAGGGTCTGGGTCCCGAGCCGCGTTACGAGCCACGCCCCGTAACTATCACGCTCTCGGGCAATGCCGTCGCTTTCCCCTCGGGCAATTTTCTCCAGGCTACCGAGGATGGCGAGGCCGCATTGGTGGCCGCCGCACAAGAAGCCGCGTGCGAGGGACCGATCCTCGACCTGTTTGCCGGGCTTGGCACGTTCAGCTTCGCACTGGTCGACCAGGGCGACGTGACAGCTGCCGAAGCCGACCGCAGCGCCATCCTGTCGCTCATGGCTGCTGCCAAGCGCACGAGTGGCACCATCGCGGCGCAGCATCGCGATCTCTACCGCAATCCGTACCAGGCTGACGAGCTCGCACCCTATAGAACAGTCGTGCTCGATCCCCCGCGATCGGGCGCGCAGGCACAATGCGAAACGCTGGCCCGCGGCGGCCCCGCGAACATCGCTTATGTCAGCTGCAACCCCGATACGTTCGCCCGCGATGCGCAGGTGCTTGTCGCAGGGGGCTATACGCTCGAATGGGTTCAACCCGTCGGCCAGTTCCGCTGGTCGACCCATGTCGAGCTGTGCGCCGCGTTCACGCGCTAG
- a CDS encoding MAPEG family protein yields the protein MDHVNPLLGPIIALVAWTIVMLFLAAFKMQTGIRSGADLRGTPRGARGRDLEGRIDPKYLWARQNYEHLVEQPTLFYAIVIALVLMDQDHIVNVVLAWAYVGLRIAHSVVQALGKSRSITFVTSSLLLIALTLHAAMEYIAHL from the coding sequence ATGGATCATGTGAACCCCCTGCTGGGTCCGATTATCGCGCTGGTCGCCTGGACAATCGTCATGCTGTTCCTGGCAGCCTTCAAGATGCAAACCGGCATCCGAAGCGGTGCGGATCTGCGCGGGACGCCGCGCGGCGCGCGCGGGCGCGATCTCGAAGGTCGGATCGACCCCAAATATCTCTGGGCGCGGCAGAATTACGAGCATCTCGTTGAGCAGCCGACCTTGTTCTACGCGATCGTCATTGCGCTGGTGCTGATGGACCAGGATCACATAGTCAACGTGGTGCTCGCATGGGCTTATGTCGGGCTGCGTATCGCGCATTCGGTCGTCCAGGCGCTCGGCAAGTCGCGCAGCATCACCTTTGTGACGTCATCGCTGCTGTTGATCGCGCTCACCCTCCACGCGGCGATGGAATATATCGCCCACCTCTAG
- a CDS encoding MAPEG family protein, with amino-acid sequence MLTLLQPLAALIAWSGVMLLWLYVTRFSAMKAKGISLKGRVGSRGGDLDGVIDPKAQWKAHNYNHLMEQPTLFYATIIALVLMGDASMISMVLAWAYVGLRVAHSLEQALTNRVAVRFPLFALGSICLLGLIGKLVLAVFFATFE; translated from the coding sequence ATGTTGACCTTGTTACAGCCGCTTGCCGCCTTGATCGCCTGGTCGGGCGTCATGCTGCTTTGGCTCTACGTGACCCGTTTCAGTGCTATGAAGGCCAAGGGGATCAGCCTGAAAGGACGCGTCGGGTCGCGCGGCGGCGATCTCGACGGTGTCATCGATCCCAAGGCGCAATGGAAGGCGCACAATTATAATCACCTGATGGAGCAGCCGACGTTGTTCTACGCGACGATCATCGCGCTCGTGCTGATGGGCGACGCCTCGATGATCTCGATGGTGCTGGCCTGGGCCTATGTTGGCCTTCGCGTCGCGCACAGCCTGGAACAGGCGCTCACCAATCGGGTCGCGGTGCGCTTCCCGCTGTTCGCGCTGGGATCGATCTGCCTGCTCGGACTGATCGGCAAGCTGGTCCTCGCCGTCTTCTTCGCTACGTTCGAATAG
- a CDS encoding 1,9-bis(guanidino)-5-aza-nonane synthase, protein MSEDLATHPHEEQIDRQKKAELLSNVVEHIDITSFDARPIIDSMGKMSFTSRDLARATRIYNQMLEDKDCSIILVVAGSTSAGGCMDLYAELVKSNMVDAIVATGATIVDMDFFEGLGHKHYQALEIPDDKVLRSLYIDRIYDTYIDEEALQDTDHTIADIANSLDPKPYSSRAFIREMGKYLSEHGKKENSLVKLAYEHDVPIFCPAFVDSSAGFGLVKHQVDRMKAGEDYMVLDAIADFRELTDIKIKAGSTGLLMIGGGVPKNFAQDTVVCAEILGHDDVEMHKYAVQITVADVRDGACSSSTLQEACSWGKVDTALEQMVYAEATSVLPLLASDAYHRGAWKHREKRRFAKMFE, encoded by the coding sequence ATGAGCGAGGACCTCGCCACCCATCCGCACGAAGAGCAGATCGATCGCCAGAAAAAGGCGGAACTGCTGTCGAACGTCGTCGAGCATATCGACATCACCAGCTTCGATGCGCGCCCGATCATCGATTCGATGGGCAAGATGAGCTTCACCAGCCGTGACCTGGCGCGCGCAACCCGCATCTATAACCAGATGCTCGAAGACAAGGATTGCTCGATCATCCTCGTCGTGGCGGGATCGACCTCGGCCGGCGGCTGCATGGATCTTTATGCAGAGCTAGTGAAGTCGAACATGGTCGACGCCATCGTCGCCACCGGCGCCACCATCGTCGACATGGATTTCTTCGAAGGGCTCGGTCACAAGCACTACCAGGCGCTCGAAATCCCCGACGACAAGGTGCTGCGTTCGCTCTACATCGACCGCATCTACGACACCTATATCGACGAAGAAGCGCTGCAGGATACCGATCACACGATCGCTGATATCGCCAACTCGCTCGACCCCAAGCCTTATTCGAGCCGCGCTTTCATCCGCGAGATGGGCAAATATCTCAGCGAGCACGGCAAGAAAGAGAACAGCCTCGTCAAGCTCGCCTACGAGCATGATGTGCCGATTTTCTGCCCGGCTTTCGTCGACAGCTCGGCAGGCTTCGGTCTCGTCAAGCACCAGGTCGACCGCATGAAGGCTGGCGAGGACTATATGGTGCTCGATGCCATCGCCGATTTTCGTGAACTGACCGACATCAAGATCAAGGCAGGGTCGACCGGCCTTTTGATGATCGGCGGCGGTGTACCCAAGAATTTCGCGCAGGACACGGTGGTGTGCGCCGAAATACTTGGCCATGACGATGTCGAGATGCACAAATATGCGGTGCAGATCACCGTGGCGGACGTGCGCGACGGTGCCTGTTCTTCCTCAACGCTCCAGGAAGCGTGCAGTTGGGGCAAGGTGGACACTGCGCTCGAGCAGATGGTCTATGCCGAAGCCACGTCGGTGCTGCCGCTGCTGGCCAGCGACGCCTATCATCGCGGCGCGTGGAAACATCGCGAGAAGCGCCGCTTCGCCAAGATGTTCGAATAG
- a CDS encoding type III PLP-dependent enzyme produces MQDFHSALGLATRRKPVQPITLVRPHAARRAARFFVEKFPGKSLYAVKANPAPDLLEVLWDGGITHYDVASIGEVRVVSQTLPQATMCFMHPVKAEEVIEEAYFCHGVKTFSLDSLDELEKIRKATRGATDLNLLVRLKVSSEHSKLSLATKFGADSDELSQLLLETRQVADAMGICFHVGSQAMTPAAYTEAMERVRTAIIESSVTIDIIDVGGGFPSAYPGMEPPPLESFFEAIHEKFEDLPISYSAELWCEPGRALCAEYESVLVRVERRRGNDLYINDGAYGALFDAAHIGWRYPTELVRAEESDAPLAHFSFYGPTCDDMDHMKGPFVLPEDVKTGDYLEIGMLGAYGCAMRTGFNGFGVEDRITVSDEPMMSLYSFSAERPDESNVVRL; encoded by the coding sequence TTGCAAGATTTTCATTCCGCGTTGGGGCTAGCGACGAGGCGCAAGCCCGTCCAGCCGATTACTCTTGTCCGCCCGCATGCCGCCCGGCGTGCAGCCCGTTTCTTCGTCGAGAAGTTTCCGGGCAAGTCGCTCTATGCGGTAAAGGCCAACCCCGCTCCCGACCTGCTCGAAGTGCTCTGGGATGGCGGCATCACGCATTACGACGTCGCGTCGATCGGCGAAGTGCGCGTTGTCAGCCAGACGCTTCCGCAAGCCACCATGTGCTTCATGCATCCGGTCAAGGCCGAAGAGGTGATCGAAGAGGCCTATTTCTGCCACGGCGTGAAGACCTTCAGCCTGGACAGCCTCGATGAGCTGGAGAAGATCCGCAAGGCCACACGCGGCGCGACCGATCTCAACCTGCTGGTCCGTCTCAAGGTGTCGAGCGAGCATTCGAAGCTGAGCCTTGCCACGAAGTTCGGTGCCGATTCCGACGAGCTGAGCCAGCTTCTCCTGGAAACACGCCAGGTTGCCGACGCAATGGGCATCTGCTTCCACGTCGGCAGCCAGGCAATGACGCCGGCAGCTTACACCGAAGCGATGGAACGCGTGCGCACCGCCATCATCGAAAGTTCGGTCACCATCGACATCATCGATGTCGGCGGCGGCTTCCCGTCGGCTTATCCCGGCATGGAGCCCCCGCCGCTCGAAAGCTTCTTCGAGGCTATCCACGAGAAGTTCGAGGACCTGCCGATTAGCTATTCGGCCGAACTTTGGTGTGAGCCGGGGCGTGCGCTGTGCGCTGAATATGAAAGCGTGTTGGTGCGTGTCGAGCGTCGCCGTGGCAACGATCTTTACATCAATGACGGCGCTTATGGCGCGCTGTTCGATGCGGCTCATATCGGTTGGCGCTATCCGACCGAACTGGTGCGCGCCGAGGAGAGCGATGCCCCCCTCGCGCATTTCAGCTTCTACGGGCCGACCTGCGACGACATGGATCACATGAAAGGTCCGTTCGTCCTGCCCGAGGACGTGAAGACCGGCGACTATCTGGAGATCGGGATGCTGGGCGCCTATGGCTGCGCCATGCGGACCGGGTTCAATGGCTTCGGTGTCGAAGATCGCATCACCGTATCGGACGAGCCGATGATGAGCCTTTACAGCTTCAGCGCGGAACGCCCTGACGAGTCAAACGTCGTTCGCCTGTAA
- a CDS encoding threonine ammonia-lyase, translating to MASVTREDVLQAADRIKGAVRRTPLTIHDIGGAKVAIKWENRQTGGAFKLRGASNRLLALSPKERAEGVVAFSSGNHARGVAIAARRLGMHAAIVMPADAPKAKIEGTRSEGAEIFTYDRLTESREEIAARLAEERGATLVPSFDDPWIVAGQGTCGLEILEQAGEQGFPVKRIIICCGGGGLSSGIALACPDAEIVIVEPEGWHDMALSLRAGKPKRVPANPPPTLCDAIQTLMPAELTVDILRARGAKGVQVGEDAVRDAIRWAFAKGEVTEPGGSVALAALLSGSVEPKDGDVLLVSGGNIDPALHAEMVGA from the coding sequence ATGGCAAGCGTGACGCGAGAAGACGTGCTGCAGGCCGCAGACCGCATCAAAGGCGCGGTTCGCCGCACCCCGCTGACCATTCATGACATTGGTGGTGCCAAGGTCGCCATCAAGTGGGAAAATCGGCAGACCGGCGGCGCGTTTAAGCTGCGCGGTGCATCCAATCGCCTCTTGGCCTTGTCTCCGAAAGAGAGAGCAGAAGGCGTCGTCGCCTTTTCTTCGGGCAATCACGCCCGGGGCGTGGCGATCGCTGCGCGACGTCTCGGCATGCACGCCGCCATCGTCATGCCCGCCGATGCGCCCAAGGCAAAGATCGAAGGCACGCGAAGCGAAGGCGCCGAAATCTTCACCTATGATCGCCTGACCGAAAGTCGGGAGGAGATCGCCGCCCGTCTTGCCGAAGAACGCGGCGCTACCCTCGTGCCGAGTTTCGATGATCCGTGGATCGTCGCCGGGCAGGGGACATGCGGCCTCGAGATCCTCGAGCAGGCCGGTGAACAGGGCTTTCCGGTCAAGCGCATCATCATCTGCTGCGGTGGCGGCGGACTATCGTCTGGCATTGCGCTGGCCTGTCCCGATGCCGAGATCGTAATCGTCGAACCCGAAGGCTGGCACGACATGGCGCTCAGTCTCCGAGCCGGAAAGCCGAAACGCGTCCCTGCTAATCCGCCACCAACGCTGTGCGATGCGATCCAGACGCTCATGCCCGCCGAGTTGACCGTCGACATCCTTCGAGCACGAGGCGCGAAGGGCGTTCAAGTTGGTGAAGACGCAGTGAGGGACGCCATCCGCTGGGCTTTTGCCAAGGGCGAGGTGACTGAACCGGGCGGCAGTGTTGCGTTAGCCGCCCTGTTGTCGGGGTCTGTCGAGCCAAAAGATGGCGATGTTCTGCTGGTATCGGGCGGCAATATCGATCCAGCTTTGCATGCCGAAATGGTCGGCGCCTAA
- a CDS encoding alpha/beta hydrolase, which produces MPEVIFPGPEGRLEGRFTPGPRPRAPVALILHPHPQAGGTMNNQLVQMLHKDFVRRGFATLRFNFRGVGRSQGTFDNGIGELSDAASALDWVQQIHPEAEVTWVAGVSFGALIGMQLLMRRPEIRGFISISPPANLYDFSFLAPCPASGIIIQGTADEVVTPSAVQKLVDKLRTQKHITIAHEEIEGANHFFQDEIPELFKVIDDYLDYRLDPDCPIR; this is translated from the coding sequence ATGCCCGAAGTGATTTTCCCCGGACCCGAAGGTCGTCTTGAAGGCCGTTTCACCCCCGGACCGCGCCCGCGCGCGCCGGTAGCGCTGATCCTCCACCCGCATCCGCAGGCTGGCGGAACGATGAACAACCAGCTGGTCCAAATGCTGCACAAGGATTTCGTCCGCCGCGGCTTTGCGACGCTGCGGTTCAACTTTCGCGGGGTCGGCCGGAGCCAGGGCACTTTCGACAACGGCATCGGCGAACTGAGCGATGCAGCGAGCGCGCTCGACTGGGTTCAGCAAATCCATCCCGAAGCTGAAGTGACGTGGGTCGCTGGCGTCAGCTTTGGCGCGCTGATCGGCATGCAGTTGCTGATGCGCCGCCCCGAAATTCGCGGCTTCATCTCGATTTCGCCGCCGGCCAACCTGTACGATTTCAGCTTCCTCGCCCCCTGTCCGGCGAGCGGTATCATCATCCAGGGCACCGCTGACGAGGTGGTAACGCCAAGCGCTGTGCAAAAGCTGGTCGACAAGCTTCGGACCCAGAAGCACATCACCATCGCGCATGAAGAAATCGAGGGCGCCAATCACTTTTTCCAGGACGAAATCCCGGAGCTGTTCAAGGTGATCGACGACTATCTCGACTACCGCCTCGATCCGGATTGCCCGATCCGCTGA
- a CDS encoding cysteine desulfurase family protein yields the protein MTEARLYLDHAAATPLHPEAREAMIAAFDCWANPNSPYAEARQCNGIMEQARKMILTALNWQHDLIFTSGASEAVVIAAQRAKVPGRIHCCVEHDIVPHGMGEGSIALEVDENGIVDMAALDAALAQGPALVAIQLVNNETGVIQPIDAIYDRVRAAGSLLLCDAAQGAGKIDLPDADFITVSAHKLGGPAGVGALLVKDLRTLEAIGGQEKGYRRGTQNVPDAAGFAAALEAGRFRKAMPRLRELRQRFESAVKDLGGTIIAEAAPRIATIGGIAMPGATSAAMLVQLDLAGIAVSSGSACSSGAMKGSRIVAAMGREDLANHFLRVSFGPETTDADIDRLLEELKKFA from the coding sequence ATGACGGAGGCACGCCTCTATCTCGATCACGCTGCGGCAACACCGCTTCACCCCGAAGCGCGCGAGGCCATGATCGCTGCGTTCGACTGCTGGGCCAATCCCAACAGCCCCTATGCCGAGGCACGCCAGTGCAACGGCATCATGGAGCAGGCGCGAAAGATGATCCTTACGGCGCTCAATTGGCAGCATGACCTCATTTTCACTTCCGGCGCGTCCGAAGCGGTCGTCATCGCGGCCCAGCGCGCCAAGGTGCCGGGGCGCATCCATTGCTGCGTCGAACACGACATCGTGCCGCACGGCATGGGTGAGGGCAGCATCGCGCTCGAAGTCGATGAAAACGGCATCGTCGACATGGCTGCGCTCGACGCTGCGCTTGCACAGGGGCCGGCGCTCGTGGCCATCCAGCTGGTCAACAACGAGACCGGGGTTATCCAGCCCATCGACGCAATCTACGACCGAGTTCGGGCCGCGGGATCGCTGCTTCTATGTGACGCGGCGCAGGGCGCGGGGAAGATCGATCTTCCGGACGCCGATTTCATTACCGTTTCCGCGCACAAGCTGGGCGGCCCGGCGGGTGTCGGCGCGTTGCTGGTAAAGGATCTTAGAACGCTCGAAGCCATTGGCGGCCAGGAAAAGGGCTATCGCCGCGGCACGCAGAACGTCCCCGATGCCGCTGGCTTTGCTGCGGCGCTCGAAGCTGGTCGCTTTCGTAAAGCGATGCCGCGCCTGAGGGAGCTTCGCCAACGCTTTGAAAGTGCAGTAAAAGATTTGGGCGGCACCATCATTGCCGAGGCGGCACCACGGATCGCGACGATTGGTGGTATCGCCATGCCGGGTGCGACGTCTGCCGCGATGCTCGTCCAACTCGATCTTGCCGGCATTGCCGTGTCATCGGGTTCGGCTTGTTCGTCAGGCGCCATGAAAGGCAGCCGCATCGTCGCCGCAATGGGGCGCGAGGATCTGGCCAACCACTTCCTTCGCGTCAGCTTTGGGCCGGAAACGACCGACGCCGATATCGATCGCCTGCTGGAAGAGCTTAAAAAGTTCGCATGA
- a CDS encoding cysteine desulfurase family protein, whose amino-acid sequence MIYLDYQATTPMAPEVEQAMLPWLGEKFANPHAPYRAGREAAAAISVARDRVSALMGQGGKLAFTGSATEAINWAIKGIVAKSERKHVVTIATEHAAVLDTVDWHGRHHDVTILPVDSSGLVDLEAVRAAVTEDTALVAAMLVNNEIGVIQPIAEIAAIAHEKGALMLCDAVQGYGRMPIPDGPDLIAASAHKIHGPKGVGCLWMREGCEPEPLIHGGGQEEGLRSGTLSPALCVGFGMAAKIASERMEEDHAHVAALWEAATAQLGEWTVNGSTDRRYRGNLNIRRQGLDSARLISELRDIAISLGSACASGSGRPSHVLRALGLSDMQAKSSIRIGFGRYTTEEEITDTLARINEAAANQ is encoded by the coding sequence ATGATCTATCTCGACTATCAGGCGACCACGCCAATGGCGCCCGAAGTCGAACAGGCCATGCTTCCATGGCTCGGCGAGAAGTTCGCCAATCCCCACGCGCCCTATCGTGCGGGCAGGGAAGCCGCCGCTGCCATCTCGGTCGCGCGCGATCGCGTTTCAGCTCTGATGGGGCAGGGGGGAAAGCTCGCATTCACGGGCTCGGCCACCGAGGCGATCAACTGGGCGATCAAGGGCATTGTGGCCAAGTCCGAGCGCAAGCACGTCGTGACCATCGCGACCGAACATGCTGCCGTGCTCGACACGGTGGATTGGCACGGGCGACATCATGACGTCACGATTTTGCCGGTCGATTCCAGCGGTTTGGTCGATCTCGAGGCCGTACGCGCTGCGGTCACTGAAGACACCGCTCTTGTCGCTGCAATGCTCGTCAACAACGAGATCGGTGTCATTCAGCCGATCGCCGAGATTGCCGCCATCGCGCATGAAAAAGGCGCGCTGATGCTGTGCGATGCGGTCCAGGGCTATGGCCGCATGCCAATCCCTGACGGCCCGGATCTGATTGCCGCAAGCGCGCATAAAATTCACGGACCCAAGGGCGTCGGCTGTCTCTGGATGCGCGAGGGTTGCGAGCCGGAGCCACTCATTCACGGCGGCGGGCAGGAGGAGGGGCTGCGCTCGGGCACACTCAGTCCAGCATTGTGCGTAGGCTTTGGCATGGCCGCTAAGATTGCGTCTGAACGCATGGAAGAAGATCATGCGCACGTGGCCGCCTTGTGGGAAGCGGCAACCGCGCAGCTTGGCGAGTGGACGGTGAACGGCAGCACTGATCGACGCTATAGAGGCAATCTTAATATCCGCCGCCAAGGGCTTGATAGTGCAAGGCTAATATCTGAATTACGCGATATCGCGATATCGCTCGGCAGTGCGTGCGCCTCGGGGTCCGGTCGACCCAGCCACGTGCTGCGCGCACTCGGGCTGAGCGACATGCAAGCGAAAAGCTCGATCCGGATCGGCTTTGGCCGCTATACGACCGAGGAAGAAATCACCGACACCCTGGCGCGCATCAACGAGGCAGCTGCCAACCAATGA
- a CDS encoding 2Fe-2S iron-sulfur cluster-binding protein → MTLVRFLRPDGTLDREVEAAPGTNLLDLAQNEGQPLEGACEKAMACSTCHVVLSDEDFAKNPVASEEEDDLLDLAAHVTRNSRLACQVDIPDQETFTVRMPGGSVNLEDR, encoded by the coding sequence ATGACACTTGTCCGATTCCTGAGGCCCGACGGCACACTCGACCGCGAGGTGGAAGCCGCGCCCGGCACCAATCTGCTCGACCTTGCGCAAAACGAAGGACAGCCGCTCGAAGGCGCCTGCGAAAAAGCCATGGCCTGTTCAACCTGCCATGTGGTGCTGTCGGATGAGGACTTTGCCAAGAATCCCGTAGCCAGCGAGGAAGAGGACGACTTGCTCGATCTGGCGGCCCATGTGACCCGCAATTCGCGTCTCGCCTGCCAGGTGGACATTCCCGATCAGGAGACGTTCACGGTCCGCATGCCCGGTGGCAGCGTAAACCTTGAAGATCGCTGA